In a genomic window of Bordetella petrii:
- a CDS encoding NAD(P)-dependent oxidoreductase: MEIGLIGLGAMGRAMAANLVAAGHSVKCWNRSGGQVDGVTMVAAPADAFAADAVLTMLSDDAAIRGALLDTGVLKQARPGVVHVVSSTISVAFSRELAEHHRQAGVAYVAAPVLGRPDVAAKGELNILAAGAPAALERVRPMLEAIGKRTWLLGEQPAGAHAAKVACNMMIAMAIEAMAEAASLTDANGVPRADFFELILGTLFGSRSYQVYSNLINEGEYQPGFKATLGLKDLRLAREAAQALAAPLPMLAAVHEQMRQAVEAGGAERDWSIMADYTLRSAGGQAGRT, encoded by the coding sequence ATGGAAATTGGACTGATCGGCCTGGGCGCCATGGGGCGCGCCATGGCGGCCAATTTGGTGGCCGCCGGGCACAGCGTCAAATGCTGGAACCGCTCCGGCGGCCAAGTGGATGGCGTCACGATGGTGGCCGCCCCGGCCGACGCCTTTGCCGCCGATGCCGTGCTGACCATGCTGTCCGACGATGCCGCCATACGCGGCGCCCTGCTCGATACCGGCGTGCTGAAGCAGGCCCGGCCCGGCGTGGTGCATGTGGTGAGCTCGACCATCTCGGTGGCGTTCTCCCGGGAACTAGCCGAACATCATCGCCAGGCAGGCGTCGCCTACGTGGCCGCGCCGGTATTGGGACGCCCGGACGTGGCGGCCAAAGGAGAGCTGAACATCCTCGCGGCCGGCGCGCCCGCCGCGCTGGAGCGGGTGCGGCCGATGCTGGAAGCCATTGGCAAACGCACCTGGCTGCTGGGCGAACAGCCCGCCGGCGCGCACGCGGCCAAAGTTGCCTGCAACATGATGATCGCCATGGCCATCGAAGCCATGGCCGAAGCGGCGTCACTGACCGACGCCAACGGCGTGCCGCGCGCGGACTTCTTCGAACTGATCCTGGGCACGCTGTTCGGCAGCCGTTCTTACCAGGTCTATTCGAACCTCATCAACGAAGGTGAGTACCAGCCCGGCTTCAAGGCCACGCTGGGCCTGAAAGACCTGCGGCTGGCGCGCGAAGCGGCGCAGGCCCTTGCCGCGCCGCTGCCCATGCTGGCCGCCGTGCATGAGCAGATGCGCCAGGCCGTCGAGGCCGGCGGCGCGGAGCGGGACTGGTCGATCATGGCCGACTACACCTTGCGCAGCGCGGGTGGACAGGCGGGCAGAACCTGA
- a CDS encoding FMN-binding negative transcriptional regulator produces the protein MYIPEHFAETRPEVLHRIIREHPLGVLVTHGPDGLDANHLPFEIDPDQGPHGLLSAHVARANPVWQSCPTGTPVMVVFRGAEAYISPNWYPSKHKAHRQVPTWNYEVVHAHGILTIRDDERFVRGIVARLTRRHEAAEPRPWKMGDAPPDFIDDMLRHIVGIEISITSLVGKLKLSQNKDARDRLGAVQALDARGSHELAASMRDAGREND, from the coding sequence ATGTACATTCCCGAACACTTTGCCGAAACCCGGCCCGAGGTTCTGCATCGAATCATCCGCGAACATCCCTTGGGCGTGCTGGTCACGCATGGGCCCGATGGCCTGGACGCCAATCACCTGCCGTTCGAAATCGATCCCGACCAAGGGCCGCACGGCCTGCTTTCGGCCCATGTGGCCCGCGCCAATCCTGTGTGGCAAAGCTGTCCCACCGGCACGCCGGTCATGGTGGTTTTTCGCGGCGCCGAGGCATACATATCGCCCAACTGGTATCCCAGCAAGCACAAGGCGCATCGCCAGGTGCCCACCTGGAACTACGAGGTCGTGCATGCGCACGGCATCCTGACCATACGCGACGACGAGCGGTTTGTGCGCGGCATCGTCGCGCGCCTGACTCGCCGGCACGAGGCCGCCGAGCCCCGGCCCTGGAAAATGGGCGATGCGCCGCCCGATTTCATCGACGACATGCTGCGCCATATCGTGGGCATCGAAATTTCCATCACGTCGCTGGTGGGCAAGCTCAAGCTCAGCCAGAACAAAGACGCGCGCGACCGCCTGGGCGCGGTCCAGGCGCTGGATGCCCGCGGCAGCCACGAATTGGCTGCGT
- the pdxR gene encoding MocR-like pyridoxine biosynthesis transcription factor PdxR gives MGQIKLPPGRSPGPTGAGRRIYDLLRAQIADGTLAAKGRMPSTRALAIELGVSRTTVTAAYEQLAAEGFLVTSPGRAARVAARLAAAAPSVSAGKSRSRPPPRLSQFGRRVAALDLPRLPSAQAPVAIDFRYGAVASRDFPTLAWRRAYQAELLRPPRSLSYIAPEGDGSLRRAVQGYLARARGLSCDAAQIVVVHGSQQAIDLCARLLLEAQDTFVFEEPGYPMARRCFEATGARLLAMPVDEHGLDTASLPGDSRARLAYVTPSHQFPLGGVLPVGRRMALLQWAQRHQAWIIEDDYDGEFRYGQRPIDALRSIDVNDRVIYIGTFSKTLSPQLRLGYLVLPAELVAFFRQAKQLADRHAPVLDQRVLASLIDSGAYERHVRRVRRENDQRRAALLDAVARHLGDCARITGTAAGLHAVLWLRGLAAEDEPALVAACHGQGVGIYPVSPLFTEPPPAPGGRPAGLIMGYAGLAPQEIERGIRILATIVKHWRG, from the coding sequence ATGGGCCAGATCAAATTGCCGCCTGGCCGCAGCCCGGGCCCCACCGGGGCAGGGCGACGCATCTATGACCTGCTGCGCGCGCAAATCGCCGATGGCACGCTTGCCGCCAAGGGGCGGATGCCTTCCACGCGCGCGCTGGCCATCGAGCTCGGCGTGTCGCGCACCACCGTCACCGCCGCCTACGAGCAACTGGCGGCCGAAGGATTTCTGGTGACGTCCCCGGGGCGCGCCGCGCGGGTCGCGGCCCGGCTTGCGGCAGCGGCCCCATCGGTTTCAGCCGGCAAGTCGCGCAGCCGGCCGCCGCCGCGCCTGTCCCAGTTCGGCCGCCGCGTGGCGGCGCTGGATCTGCCCAGGCTGCCGTCCGCGCAGGCGCCGGTGGCCATCGACTTCCGCTACGGCGCGGTGGCATCGCGCGACTTTCCCACCCTGGCCTGGCGGCGCGCATACCAGGCCGAACTGCTGCGCCCGCCGCGCAGTCTTAGCTATATCGCGCCGGAAGGCGACGGCTCGCTGCGCCGCGCGGTGCAGGGCTACCTTGCACGCGCCCGGGGGTTGTCCTGCGATGCGGCGCAGATCGTGGTGGTGCATGGTTCGCAGCAAGCCATCGACCTGTGCGCCCGGCTGCTGCTGGAAGCACAGGACACTTTCGTGTTCGAGGAACCGGGCTATCCGATGGCCAGGCGCTGCTTCGAAGCCACGGGCGCCAGGCTGCTGGCCATGCCGGTGGACGAACACGGCCTGGACACTGCCAGCCTGCCCGGCGACAGCCGCGCCCGGCTGGCCTATGTGACGCCCTCGCACCAGTTTCCGCTTGGCGGGGTGCTGCCGGTAGGCCGGCGGATGGCGCTGCTGCAATGGGCGCAGCGGCACCAGGCCTGGATCATCGAAGACGACTACGACGGCGAGTTCCGCTACGGCCAGCGCCCCATCGACGCGCTGCGATCCATCGACGTGAATGACCGGGTCATCTATATCGGCACTTTCTCGAAAACCCTGTCGCCGCAGCTGCGGCTCGGCTACCTGGTTCTGCCCGCCGAGCTGGTGGCGTTTTTCCGGCAGGCCAAGCAATTGGCCGACCGCCACGCGCCGGTGCTGGATCAGCGCGTGCTGGCGTCGTTGATCGACAGCGGCGCCTACGAGCGCCACGTGCGGCGCGTACGGCGCGAAAACGACCAGCGCCGCGCGGCGCTGCTCGACGCCGTCGCGCGCCACCTGGGCGACTGCGCCCGCATCACCGGCACCGCCGCCGGCCTGCATGCGGTGCTATGGCTGCGCGGCCTGGCTGCGGAAGACGAACCGGCGCTGGTGGCGGCCTGCCATGGCCAGGGCGTGGGCATCTACCCGGTTTCGCCGCTGTTCACCGAACCGCCGCCGGCGCCGGGCGGTCGGCCAGCGGGGCTGATCATGGGCTACGCCGGGCTGGCGCCGCAGGAAATCGAGCGGGGTATCCGCATTCTTGCGACGATTGTGAAGCACTGGCGGGGCTAG